The following are encoded together in the Pseudodesulfovibrio indicus genome:
- a CDS encoding RHS repeat domain-containing protein has protein sequence MEERQRRLSHNQFGSLRLVVDMHDNVIKEIVYDPFGGIIEDTSPGFRIPLGFAGGLHERDLGFVRFGWRDYDVKTGRWAAPDPIGEKGGDPDWLGIVWMTR, from the coding sequence ATGGAGGAGCGCCAGCGACGGCTCTCCCACAACCAGTTCGGCTCCCTGCGCTTGGTTGTTGACATGCACGACAATGTGATAAAGGAAATCGTGTACGACCCGTTCGGCGGGATCATCGAGGACACCAGCCCGGGCTTCCGCATCCCGCTCGGCTTCGCGGGCGGCCTGCACGAACGGGATTTGGGTTTCGTGCGCTTCGGCTGGAGAGATTACGACGTCAAAACCGGCAGATGGGCCGCGCCCGACCCCATAGGGGAGAAGGGCGGCGACCCGGACTGGTTGGGTATTGTTTGGATGACCCGGTGA
- a CDS encoding sigma-54 interaction domain-containing protein, whose translation MRKMLVITRDGSRSEEIGGLLGREQEVRAEPVAVPDAGAPDRDVDTLFVDVESLLARNRSVAKALSSLWAQYPSAAIVVMAGEEQTGLAVNAVKAGAFDYLTHPIEKAEFDLIADKVRESDVLQSELDYLRGQFWNEDSLEYVDTRSKAMRDVFVKIRQVAGTRTTVLLTGETGTGKSLIAKLIHAHSNRKSQPFISVHCGAIPDTLVESELFGHEKGAFTGAVRRKLGKFELAHGGTIFLDEIGTVSQSVQVKLLNVIQERMIQRVGGETDVPVDVRIIAATNEDMNDLCERGKFRRDLFYRLNVFPIRIPPLRERREDIPRLSEAFIQQFNGLLNTEVKGIHPHVLDTLLEYEWPGNVRELENVIERACILETGDVLQPESFPPDLLDTQGEVVTSPVKTSLPLKEARRITVDKFERQYLSSLLEQCGGVIKDAAQRAGVTTRQLSKLMSRHSLDKKEFRKKRNS comes from the coding sequence ATGCGTAAAATGCTTGTCATCACCCGAGACGGGAGCCGGTCCGAGGAGATCGGCGGCCTGCTTGGCCGGGAACAGGAAGTCCGGGCCGAACCGGTCGCCGTGCCGGACGCCGGCGCGCCCGACCGCGACGTGGATACCCTGTTCGTGGACGTGGAATCCCTGCTGGCCAGGAACCGGTCCGTGGCCAAGGCGCTGAGCTCCCTGTGGGCGCAGTATCCGTCGGCGGCCATCGTGGTCATGGCGGGCGAGGAGCAGACCGGGCTGGCCGTGAACGCGGTCAAGGCCGGGGCCTTCGACTACCTGACCCACCCCATCGAGAAGGCGGAGTTCGACCTGATCGCGGACAAGGTGCGCGAATCGGACGTGCTCCAGTCCGAGCTGGACTACCTGCGCGGCCAATTCTGGAACGAGGACTCGCTGGAATACGTGGACACGCGAAGCAAGGCCATGCGGGACGTGTTCGTGAAGATCCGGCAGGTGGCCGGGACGCGGACCACGGTGCTCCTGACCGGCGAGACCGGCACGGGCAAGTCGCTCATCGCCAAGCTGATCCACGCCCACTCCAACCGCAAGAGCCAGCCGTTCATCTCGGTCCACTGCGGGGCCATCCCGGACACCCTGGTGGAGAGCGAGCTGTTCGGCCACGAAAAGGGCGCGTTCACGGGCGCGGTCCGGCGCAAGCTCGGCAAGTTCGAGTTGGCCCACGGCGGGACCATCTTCCTGGACGAGATCGGCACGGTCTCGCAGTCGGTGCAGGTCAAGCTGCTGAACGTCATCCAGGAACGCATGATCCAGCGCGTGGGCGGCGAAACGGACGTCCCGGTGGACGTGCGCATCATCGCGGCCACCAACGAGGACATGAATGACCTGTGCGAGCGCGGCAAGTTCCGGCGCGACCTGTTCTACCGGCTGAACGTCTTTCCCATCCGCATCCCGCCCCTGCGCGAACGGCGCGAGGACATCCCCCGCCTGTCCGAGGCGTTCATCCAGCAGTTCAACGGGCTGCTGAACACCGAGGTCAAGGGCATCCATCCGCACGTCCTGGACACCCTGCTGGAATACGAATGGCCGGGCAACGTGCGCGAGCTGGAGAACGTCATCGAGCGGGCGTGCATCCTGGAGACCGGCGACGTGCTCCAGCCCGAGAGCTTTCCCCCGGACCTGCTGGACACCCAGGGCGAGGTGGTCACCTCCCCGGTGAAGACCAGCCTGCCGCTCAAGGAGGCCCGGCGCATCACCGTGGACAAGTTCGAGCGCCAGTACCTGTCGAGCCTCCTGGAGCAGTGCGGCGGGGTCATCAAGGACGCGGCCCAGCGCGCGGGCGTGACCACCCGCCAACTCTCGAAATTGATGAGCCGCCACTCCCTGGACAAGAAGGAATTCCGCAAAAAGAGGAATTCCTGA
- a CDS encoding amylo-alpha-1,6-glucosidase: MLRIPRDECVNTETATRKEWIDTNGLGGYASSTVINCHTRKYHGLLVAALKEPRGRFVLLSKLETSVVANDKEFLLSSNKFPGVYHPTGHQFVDQFEQGLYPATTYRIGDALIRKSFLMIHGQNTVLVCYELLEGKVKPALRLRPMLAYRDVHKLTRENMFLRPKSYPEKNGRKIQPYEGMPPLYMGTNRKSEFFPGPKWVYSVEYLMERARGFDYQEDLFCPGMFETSLEKGKPVIFAASVEPLGNLERLRKKEIARREALFEVGKDRSKSVQWLKYFSDRFLIRNPSGFASVIAGYHWFGEWGRDTMISLPGLTFHAGRTEFGEEVLAAYAGLARDGLLPNYLDQNSDHLAYNSVDASLWFFWATQEYLKAGGSKRFVMDKVYPALRGIVAAHLDGRVPLCGLDRDGLLFAGNERTQLTWMDAQAYGRPVTPRHGAAVEINALWYNALRFFLELADGEDAGLASRAMEAADRLKANFSLRFWNEDDNCLCDVVNHAGQDRSIRPNQVFAASLPHTMLDYHQMRAVIANVQAHLLTPYGLRTLSPRDPAYKPFYHGDADARDAAYHQGMVWPWLAGHFGQALLRQAEDRAGTKAFLRTYFKPILRSFPEDFGLGALPELYTGNPPHEPRGAVAQAWSMAEAVRLNKLLKEK; the protein is encoded by the coding sequence ATGCTGCGAATACCCAGAGACGAATGCGTCAACACCGAGACGGCGACACGCAAGGAATGGATCGATACCAACGGGCTGGGCGGTTACGCCTCCAGCACGGTCATCAACTGCCACACCCGAAAATACCACGGGCTGCTGGTGGCTGCCCTCAAGGAGCCCAGGGGACGGTTCGTCCTGCTCTCCAAGCTGGAGACCTCGGTCGTCGCCAACGACAAGGAGTTCCTGCTCTCCTCCAACAAGTTCCCCGGCGTGTACCATCCCACCGGGCACCAGTTCGTGGACCAGTTCGAACAGGGACTGTACCCGGCGACCACCTACCGCATCGGCGACGCCCTGATCCGCAAGTCCTTCCTCATGATCCACGGCCAGAACACCGTGCTGGTCTGCTACGAGCTGCTGGAGGGCAAGGTGAAACCCGCGCTCCGGCTGCGGCCCATGCTCGCCTACCGCGACGTCCACAAGCTGACCCGCGAGAACATGTTCCTGCGCCCCAAGTCCTATCCGGAGAAGAACGGCCGCAAGATACAGCCCTATGAGGGCATGCCGCCGCTGTACATGGGGACCAACCGCAAGTCCGAATTTTTCCCCGGCCCCAAGTGGGTCTACAGCGTGGAGTACCTCATGGAACGGGCGCGCGGCTTCGACTACCAGGAGGACCTGTTCTGCCCCGGCATGTTCGAGACCTCCCTGGAAAAGGGCAAGCCCGTCATCTTCGCCGCCTCGGTGGAGCCGCTGGGCAACCTGGAGCGGCTGCGCAAGAAGGAGATCGCGCGCCGCGAAGCGCTGTTCGAGGTGGGCAAGGACCGCAGCAAGTCCGTGCAGTGGCTCAAGTATTTCTCCGACCGGTTCCTGATCCGCAATCCCTCGGGCTTCGCCTCGGTCATCGCGGGCTACCACTGGTTCGGCGAATGGGGCCGCGACACCATGATCTCCCTGCCCGGCCTGACCTTCCACGCCGGGCGCACCGAGTTCGGCGAGGAGGTCCTGGCCGCCTATGCGGGGCTGGCCCGCGACGGGCTGCTGCCCAACTACCTGGACCAGAACTCCGACCACCTGGCCTACAACTCCGTGGACGCCTCCCTGTGGTTCTTCTGGGCAACGCAGGAATACCTCAAGGCCGGGGGGAGCAAGCGGTTCGTCATGGACAAGGTCTACCCGGCCCTGCGCGGGATAGTCGCCGCCCACCTGGACGGGCGCGTGCCCCTGTGCGGCCTGGACCGCGACGGCCTGCTCTTCGCGGGCAACGAGCGCACCCAGCTGACCTGGATGGACGCCCAGGCCTACGGCAGGCCGGTCACCCCCCGCCACGGCGCGGCCGTGGAGATCAACGCCCTGTGGTACAACGCGCTGCGCTTCTTCCTGGAGCTGGCCGACGGCGAGGACGCCGGGCTGGCCTCGCGGGCCATGGAGGCGGCGGACCGGCTCAAGGCGAACTTCTCCCTCCGCTTCTGGAACGAGGACGACAACTGCCTGTGCGACGTGGTCAACCACGCCGGGCAGGACCGGTCCATCCGGCCCAACCAGGTGTTCGCCGCGTCCCTGCCCCACACCATGCTCGACTATCACCAGATGCGCGCCGTGATCGCCAACGTCCAGGCGCACCTGCTGACCCCCTACGGGCTGCGCACCCTGTCGCCCCGCGACCCGGCCTACAAGCCGTTCTACCACGGCGACGCCGACGCCCGCGACGCGGCCTACCACCAGGGCATGGTCTGGCCCTGGCTGGCCGGACATTTCGGCCAGGCCCTGCTGCGCCAGGCCGAGGACCGCGCCGGGACCAAGGCATTCCTGCGCACCTATTTCAAGCCGATTCTGCGTTCCTTCCCCGAGGACTTCGGGCTGGGCGCGCTGCCGGAACTCTACACCGGCAACCCGCCGCACGAACCGAGGGGCGCCGTGGCCCAGGCGTGGTCCATGGCGGAGGCCGTGCGGCTCAACAAGCTGCTGAAGGAGAAGTAG
- a CDS encoding glycosyltransferase family 4 protein: MRVLMFGWEFPPYISGGLGTACLGLTKGLAHLGTEILFVLPRLDSDEEGHHLTLMGANRIRAKVGISEIRQLRERLAVLEVLSPLRPYLTEVEYRTLIEKNELITTEDIFAELENDFAGGYGENLMAEIVRYSLIGAHLGMSQEFDVIHAHDWLTAPAGIEAKRVSGKPLVVHAHALEFDRSGEHVNQSVYDIERAGFEAADRIIAVSHFTKETIVHRYSIDPAKITVVHNAVEKERRLDQLRVAKPFKEKLVLFLGRITFQKGPDYFVEAAAKVLEKNHDVRFAMAGTGDMLPRMVERMAELRLADRFHFLGFVRGADVERIYAMSDLYVMPSVSEPFGITPLEAMVFDVPCIVSKQSGVAEVLEDAVKVDFWDVDRLAFEIQDILENEERAGELVEKGRETLKKVQWDHAAERVLDVYRQLTGGRS; this comes from the coding sequence GTGCGCGTACTCATGTTCGGGTGGGAATTCCCGCCATACATCTCGGGCGGGCTGGGCACGGCCTGCCTCGGCCTGACCAAGGGACTGGCCCATCTGGGGACCGAAATCCTGTTCGTGCTGCCCCGTCTGGACTCCGACGAGGAGGGACACCACCTGACCCTGATGGGCGCCAACCGCATCCGGGCCAAGGTGGGCATCTCGGAAATCCGCCAGCTGCGCGAACGGCTGGCCGTGCTGGAGGTGCTCTCCCCCCTGCGCCCCTATCTCACGGAAGTGGAATACCGGACCCTGATCGAAAAGAACGAGCTGATCACCACCGAGGACATCTTCGCGGAGCTTGAGAACGACTTCGCGGGCGGCTACGGCGAGAACCTGATGGCCGAGATCGTGCGCTACAGCCTCATCGGCGCGCACCTGGGCATGAGCCAGGAGTTCGACGTCATCCACGCCCACGACTGGCTGACCGCCCCGGCGGGCATCGAGGCCAAGCGCGTCTCCGGCAAGCCCCTGGTGGTCCACGCCCACGCCCTGGAGTTCGACCGCTCCGGCGAGCACGTCAATCAGTCCGTGTACGACATCGAGCGGGCCGGGTTCGAGGCCGCCGACCGGATCATCGCGGTCAGCCACTTCACCAAGGAGACCATCGTCCACCGCTATTCCATAGACCCGGCCAAGATCACCGTGGTCCACAACGCCGTGGAGAAGGAGCGGCGGCTGGACCAGCTGCGCGTGGCCAAGCCGTTCAAGGAGAAACTGGTCCTGTTCCTGGGCCGGATCACCTTCCAGAAGGGGCCGGACTACTTCGTGGAGGCCGCGGCCAAGGTCCTGGAGAAGAACCACGACGTCCGCTTCGCCATGGCCGGGACCGGCGACATGCTCCCGCGCATGGTCGAGCGCATGGCCGAGCTCCGGCTGGCCGACCGGTTCCACTTCCTGGGCTTCGTGCGCGGGGCCGACGTGGAGCGCATCTACGCCATGAGCGACCTGTACGTCATGCCCAGCGTGTCCGAGCCCTTCGGCATCACCCCGCTGGAGGCCATGGTCTTCGACGTGCCGTGCATCGTGTCCAAGCAGTCCGGCGTGGCCGAGGTCCTGGAGGACGCGGTCAAGGTGGACTTCTGGGACGTGGACCGGCTGGCCTTCGAAATCCAGGACATCCTGGAGAACGAGGAACGGGCCGGGGAGCTGGTGGAGAAGGGGCGCGAGACCCTCAAGAAGGTCCAGTGGGACCACGCCGCCGAGCGGGTGCTCGACGTCTACCGACAACTTACCGGAGGCCGGTCATGA
- a CDS encoding glycoside hydrolase family 57 protein: MISVCFYFQVHQPMRLDQKYTFFDIGRRHDYRDDKANRDILRKVAEKCYLPANRMMLDLIERHKGRFRISYAITGVAMEQFQEFCPEVLDSFRELADTGCVEFIGETHYHSLAFLFSKEEFRRQVKMHSRILEEFFGAKPVTFRNTELIYSNDLALEVEKMGYKAILAEGADQVLGWRSPNFVYQPAGCSKLKALLKNYRLSDDVAFRFSDRGWSEWPVTTEKFARWVHAVAGSGEMVNLFMDYETIGEHQWADTGIFEFFRALPDAILSRDDFVFETPGEAAAHLDPMAQLDVPYFTSWADLERDVTAWQGNPMQDQAAELAYGLEDKVMASGDEEIVATWRELLTSDHFYYMCTKWFSDGDVHKYFNPYETPHQAFITYMNALNDLALRLEGFPRARD; this comes from the coding sequence ATGATCTCCGTCTGCTTCTACTTCCAGGTCCACCAGCCCATGCGGCTGGACCAGAAATACACCTTCTTCGACATCGGGCGCAGGCACGACTACCGCGACGACAAGGCCAACCGCGACATCCTGCGCAAGGTGGCCGAGAAGTGCTATCTGCCCGCCAACCGGATGATGCTCGACCTCATCGAGCGCCACAAGGGGCGGTTCCGCATCTCCTACGCCATCACCGGCGTGGCCATGGAGCAGTTCCAGGAGTTCTGCCCCGAGGTCCTCGACTCCTTCCGCGAGCTGGCCGACACCGGGTGCGTGGAGTTCATCGGCGAGACCCACTACCACTCCCTGGCGTTCCTGTTCTCCAAGGAGGAGTTCCGCCGCCAGGTGAAGATGCACAGCCGCATCCTGGAGGAATTCTTCGGAGCCAAGCCCGTGACCTTTCGAAACACCGAGCTGATCTACAGCAACGACCTGGCGCTGGAGGTCGAGAAGATGGGCTACAAGGCGATCCTGGCCGAGGGCGCGGACCAGGTCCTGGGCTGGCGCTCCCCCAATTTCGTGTACCAGCCCGCGGGCTGCTCCAAGCTCAAGGCGCTGCTCAAGAACTACCGGCTGTCCGACGACGTGGCCTTCCGCTTCTCGGACCGGGGGTGGAGCGAATGGCCGGTGACCACCGAGAAATTCGCGCGCTGGGTCCACGCCGTGGCGGGCAGCGGAGAGATGGTCAACCTGTTCATGGACTACGAGACCATCGGCGAGCACCAATGGGCGGACACCGGCATCTTCGAGTTCTTCCGCGCCCTGCCCGACGCCATCCTGTCCCGCGACGACTTCGTCTTCGAAACCCCGGGCGAGGCCGCCGCGCACCTGGACCCCATGGCCCAGCTCGACGTGCCGTACTTTACCTCCTGGGCGGACCTGGAGCGCGACGTCACGGCCTGGCAGGGCAACCCCATGCAGGACCAGGCCGCCGAGCTGGCCTACGGGCTGGAAGACAAGGTCATGGCCAGCGGCGACGAAGAGATCGTGGCCACCTGGCGCGAGCTGCTGACCAGCGACCACTTCTACTACATGTGCACCAAGTGGTTTTCGGACGGCGACGTGCACAAGTACTTCAACCCCTATGAGACCCCGCACCAGGCGTTCATCACCTACATGAACGCCCTCAACGACCTCGCCCTTCGCCTGGAGGGATTCCCCCGGGCGCGAGACTAG
- the glgP gene encoding alpha-glucan family phosphorylase codes for MDTSWLFEVSWEVCNKVGGIYTVISSKAAQAMAAFDGRYVAIGPLLDRNPGFKPCDPPEDIRPALERLKAWGVETATGRWDIPGQPWVLLIGFRNAFPAHDKLLFQLWNDYGVDSMAGGWDYIEPVLYSTAAAMAIKEIAEDVEDEAAVFAHFHEWMSGAGVLHLKKHAPGVSTVLTTHATMLGRAMSGAGVDIYSQLEEIEPSQQAKAFGVTAKHSMESVSAREADCFTTVSNITRMEASNLLGTNPSVVTVNGFNLKGFAEPGAVAKTRKSSRKQLLDLAANFLARDLDPDKTLLVATSGRYEFHNKGIDLLLDGLGDLDEALAKEGGDVTVVAFLLVSCGYAGFSDEARRRLKQERYDIEKYAGISTHHLGDADRDPVVLKCRERDLDNAPENRCCVIFIPVYLDGNDGVLNLEYYDALAGMDLTVFPSFYEPWGYTPMESAAFAVPTVTSDRAGFGQWVMEKHPDGHPGVHVLNRLEDDYETARENLTRFLSDFTRWPAEERESRSREARAIAEEATWVHFYPRYIEAYEAAADSRAERIAGVQRMVASPGREISFSGVNTTQPRLRSFTVVTELPEQLARLRELAENLWWVWHRDSQELFEWMDADKWEASGHNPVLFLDTMHRDRLEELADNNEFMGRFRSILERFDAYMAESAGADVRGITWKNPIAYFSMEFGLHESIPVYSGGLGLLSGDHIKSASDLNLPFVGISLLYKNGFFHQRINGNGDQVVEYHENDFATMPITQVQGADGEKIMVTVNLPGRTVFAQIWEVHVGRARLYLLDTDVVENSRSDRDITSRLYDPTSKGRIEQEIILGVGGVRLLTALGVNPSVYHLNEGHSAFLLFERIRHLMILDGVNFATAKEIVRGTTVFTMHTPVPAGNERFEKSLVENYFRGYADEMGVPWDGLWNLGHIYSEEADHLNMTVLALQLSCKRNGVSRLHGDVSRRMWMDLWRGFILGEIPVGHVTNGVHLTSWLDERLRRDIEETCGLSVHRELLDQGDWDCLHGLDDRRLWDSHVALKHRLYDEVRRSISNQWTREGEPPNRLHAFLRALNPDHLTLVFARRCTAYKRPTLIFHNLQRIREILTNPDRPVNIIFAGKSHPADTMGASYINLICRLAKQDDFLGRVIFLESYDIRLARLLVSGADVWLNNPTRLMEASGTSGMKAAVNGVPNCSILDGWWDEAFDGTNGWAVGSGLVYESQVNQDIVDADNLYATLESEVAPEFYDRGGDGVPHAWLRRMKESMRTAFVQYGTHRMVRDYIDDMYLPAIELAALREKNNYDLAQRIGEWRTRIPGRFSTVTIKEVNVEGITGDVFRLGTKLTVKAKVDRGQLEDKELLVEFVACTPDEQTVVACMPMELRHSEGPVLTYRVKYIPTEPGPMRYGVRVIPAHPGLANKCEARLIRWS; via the coding sequence ATGGATACGAGCTGGCTGTTCGAAGTTTCCTGGGAAGTGTGCAACAAGGTGGGCGGGATTTACACCGTCATCAGCAGCAAGGCCGCCCAGGCCATGGCCGCCTTCGACGGGCGCTACGTGGCCATCGGCCCGCTGCTCGACCGCAACCCCGGCTTCAAGCCGTGCGACCCGCCGGAGGACATCCGCCCGGCCCTGGAGCGGCTCAAGGCGTGGGGCGTGGAGACCGCCACCGGGCGCTGGGACATCCCCGGCCAGCCCTGGGTCCTGCTCATCGGGTTCCGCAACGCCTTTCCGGCCCACGACAAGCTGCTCTTCCAGCTCTGGAACGACTACGGCGTGGACTCCATGGCGGGCGGCTGGGACTACATCGAGCCGGTCCTCTATTCCACGGCCGCGGCCATGGCCATCAAGGAGATCGCCGAGGACGTGGAGGACGAGGCGGCCGTCTTCGCCCATTTCCACGAGTGGATGTCCGGCGCGGGCGTGCTTCACCTGAAGAAACACGCCCCCGGCGTCAGCACGGTGCTGACCACCCACGCCACCATGCTCGGCCGGGCCATGTCCGGCGCGGGCGTGGACATATACAGCCAGCTGGAGGAGATCGAACCGTCCCAGCAGGCCAAGGCGTTCGGGGTCACGGCCAAGCACTCCATGGAGTCGGTCTCGGCGCGCGAGGCGGACTGTTTCACCACGGTCTCCAACATCACCCGGATGGAGGCGTCCAACCTGCTCGGCACCAACCCGTCCGTGGTCACGGTCAACGGCTTCAACCTCAAGGGGTTCGCCGAGCCGGGCGCCGTGGCCAAGACCAGAAAAAGCTCGCGCAAGCAGCTCCTGGACCTGGCCGCCAACTTCCTGGCCCGCGACCTCGACCCGGACAAGACCCTGCTGGTGGCCACCAGCGGGCGGTACGAATTCCACAACAAGGGCATCGACCTGCTCCTGGACGGCCTGGGCGATCTGGACGAGGCCCTGGCCAAGGAGGGCGGCGACGTCACCGTGGTGGCCTTCCTGCTGGTCTCCTGCGGCTACGCGGGCTTCAGCGACGAGGCGCGCCGCAGGCTCAAGCAGGAGCGCTACGACATCGAGAAATACGCGGGCATCTCCACCCACCACCTGGGCGACGCCGACCGCGACCCGGTGGTCCTCAAGTGCCGCGAGCGGGACCTGGACAACGCCCCGGAGAACCGCTGCTGCGTCATCTTCATCCCGGTCTACCTGGACGGCAACGACGGCGTGCTCAACCTCGAATACTACGACGCCCTGGCGGGCATGGACCTGACGGTCTTCCCCTCCTTCTACGAGCCGTGGGGCTACACCCCCATGGAGAGCGCGGCCTTTGCCGTGCCCACCGTGACCTCGGACCGCGCCGGTTTCGGCCAGTGGGTCATGGAGAAGCACCCCGACGGGCATCCCGGCGTCCACGTCCTCAACCGGCTTGAGGACGACTACGAGACCGCCCGCGAAAACCTGACCCGGTTCCTGTCCGACTTCACCCGCTGGCCCGCCGAGGAGCGCGAGTCCCGCAGCCGGGAGGCGCGGGCCATTGCCGAGGAGGCCACCTGGGTCCACTTCTACCCCCGCTACATCGAGGCCTACGAGGCCGCCGCCGACAGCCGCGCCGAGCGCATCGCGGGCGTGCAGCGCATGGTCGCCTCGCCCGGCCGGGAGATCAGCTTCTCCGGCGTCAACACCACCCAGCCGAGGCTCCGGTCCTTCACCGTGGTCACCGAGCTGCCCGAGCAGCTGGCCCGGCTGCGCGAGCTGGCCGAGAACCTCTGGTGGGTCTGGCACCGAGACTCCCAGGAGCTGTTCGAATGGATGGACGCGGACAAGTGGGAGGCCAGCGGGCACAACCCGGTCCTGTTCCTGGACACCATGCACCGCGACCGGCTGGAGGAGCTGGCCGACAACAACGAATTCATGGGCCGCTTCCGGTCCATCCTGGAGCGCTTCGACGCCTACATGGCCGAGAGCGCGGGCGCGGACGTGCGCGGCATCACCTGGAAGAACCCCATCGCCTACTTCTCCATGGAGTTCGGCCTGCACGAGTCCATCCCGGTCTATTCCGGCGGCCTGGGGCTGCTCTCCGGCGACCACATCAAGTCCGCCAGCGACCTGAACCTGCCCTTCGTGGGCATCTCCCTGCTCTACAAGAACGGCTTCTTCCACCAGCGCATCAACGGCAACGGGGACCAGGTGGTCGAATACCACGAGAACGACTTCGCGACCATGCCCATCACCCAGGTCCAGGGGGCCGACGGCGAGAAGATCATGGTCACCGTGAACCTGCCGGGCCGGACCGTGTTCGCCCAGATATGGGAGGTCCACGTGGGCCGGGCCAGGCTCTACCTGCTGGACACCGACGTGGTCGAGAACTCCCGCTCGGACCGGGACATCACCTCCCGGCTCTACGACCCGACCTCCAAGGGCCGCATCGAGCAGGAGATCATCCTCGGCGTGGGCGGCGTGCGGCTGCTCACCGCCCTGGGCGTCAACCCGTCCGTCTACCACCTCAACGAGGGGCACTCCGCCTTCCTGCTCTTCGAGCGCATCCGCCATCTCATGATCCTGGACGGCGTGAACTTCGCCACGGCCAAGGAGATCGTCCGGGGGACCACGGTATTCACCATGCACACCCCGGTGCCCGCGGGCAACGAGCGGTTCGAAAAGTCCCTGGTGGAGAACTACTTCCGGGGGTACGCCGACGAGATGGGCGTGCCCTGGGACGGGCTGTGGAACCTCGGCCACATCTACTCCGAGGAGGCGGACCACCTGAACATGACCGTGCTCGCCCTCCAGCTCTCCTGCAAGCGCAACGGCGTCAGCCGGTTGCACGGCGACGTGTCCCGGCGCATGTGGATGGACCTGTGGCGCGGCTTCATCCTGGGCGAGATCCCGGTGGGCCACGTGACCAACGGCGTGCACCTGACCTCCTGGCTGGACGAGCGGCTGCGCCGCGACATCGAGGAGACGTGCGGCCTGTCCGTGCACCGCGAACTCCTCGACCAGGGCGACTGGGACTGCCTGCACGGCCTGGACGACCGGCGGCTGTGGGATTCCCACGTGGCCCTCAAGCACCGGTTGTACGACGAGGTGCGCCGGTCCATCTCCAACCAGTGGACCCGCGAGGGCGAGCCGCCCAACCGGCTGCACGCCTTCCTGCGCGCCCTGAACCCGGACCATCTGACCCTGGTCTTCGCCCGGCGCTGCACCGCCTACAAGCGGCCCACCCTGATCTTCCACAACCTCCAGCGCATCCGGGAAATCCTGACCAACCCGGACCGGCCCGTGAACATCATATTCGCGGGCAAGTCCCACCCGGCGGACACCATGGGCGCGAGCTACATCAACCTCATCTGCCGGTTGGCCAAGCAGGACGACTTTCTGGGCCGAGTCATCTTCCTGGAGAGCTACGACATCCGGCTGGCCCGGCTGCTCGTGTCCGGCGCGGACGTCTGGCTGAACAACCCCACCCGGCTCATGGAGGCCAGCGGCACCAGCGGCATGAAGGCCGCGGTCAACGGCGTGCCCAACTGCTCCATCCTCGACGGCTGGTGGGACGAGGCCTTCGACGGCACCAACGGCTGGGCCGTGGGCTCCGGCCTGGTCTACGAGAGCCAGGTCAACCAGGACATCGTGGACGCCGACAACCTCTACGCCACCCTCGAATCCGAGGTGGCCCCGGAGTTCTACGACCGGGGCGGCGACGGCGTGCCCCACGCCTGGCTGAGGCGGATGAAGGAGTCCATGCGCACCGCCTTTGTCCAGTACGGCACCCACCGCATGGTCCGGGACTACATCGACGACATGTACCTGCCCGCCATCGAGCTGGCCGCCCTGCGCGAGAAGAACAACTACGATCTCGCCCAGCGCATCGGGGAATGGCGCACCCGCATCCCCGGCCGGTTCTCCACCGTGACCATCAAGGAGGTCAACGTGGAGGGCATCACCGGCGACGTGTTCCGGCTCGGAACCAAGCTCACGGTCAAGGCAAAGGTGGATCGGGGACAGCTCGAAGACAAGGAGCTGCTCGTGGAATTCGTGGCCTGCACCCCGGACGAGCAGACCGTGGTGGCCTGCATGCCCATGGAGCTGCGGCACTCCGAAGGGCCGGTCCTGACCTACCGGGTCAAATACATCCCCACCGAACCCGGCCCCATGCGCTACGGCGTGCGCGTCATCCCGGCCCACCCCGGCCTGGCCAACAAGTGCGAGGCCCGGCTCATCCGGTGGAGCTAG